In a single window of the Streptomyces sp. NBC_00285 genome:
- a CDS encoding MFS transporter, which yields MSSPSSTKPDHSATAPLTGDGGTAAPAGKVKLPPVVWLLGAITFIMGTSEFVVSGLLPEISGALGVSVSSAGTLITAFAVGMMIGAPVMSIATRRLPRRSALVAALLVFAAGHVVSALSSSLGLALVGRVAAALGNGTFWAVGAVVATAAAGPAASTRATGVMVGGITLANIVGVPLGTAAGQLGGWQAPFWMLAALAVAAAVVVARRLPADTTRADSSLRAETAALKHPRLWLVYLAIALIQAGIMGAYSYVAPLLTERAHLASSVVPLAMLGFGIGALAGTTVGGRLGDRRPYTTLIPATAVTAAILGAITLWATNSVVAVVLVVLLGAAGFACNPIVVGEVVRIAGAGRSLPMALATSAFQVGIATGSWLGGIALTSSLGLKGPSLTGFAFALAALLPLGLLAASHRKAASARS from the coding sequence GTGAGTTCCCCCTCGTCCACGAAGCCGGATCACTCGGCCACCGCACCCCTCACGGGTGACGGCGGCACAGCAGCGCCTGCCGGGAAGGTCAAGCTGCCGCCGGTGGTGTGGCTGCTGGGTGCCATCACCTTCATCATGGGCACCAGCGAGTTCGTCGTCTCCGGCCTGCTGCCGGAGATTTCCGGCGCTCTCGGTGTCAGCGTCTCCAGCGCCGGGACGCTGATCACCGCCTTCGCCGTAGGCATGATGATCGGCGCGCCCGTGATGTCGATTGCGACCCGGCGCCTGCCGCGTCGCTCGGCCCTGGTCGCCGCGCTGCTGGTCTTCGCCGCGGGTCACGTCGTCAGCGCGCTCAGCTCCAGCCTGGGGCTCGCGCTCGTCGGCCGGGTCGCCGCCGCGCTGGGCAACGGCACCTTCTGGGCCGTGGGCGCGGTGGTGGCGACCGCCGCCGCGGGACCGGCCGCCAGTACCCGTGCCACGGGCGTGATGGTCGGCGGCATCACCCTCGCCAACATCGTCGGCGTCCCGCTCGGTACGGCAGCCGGCCAGCTGGGCGGCTGGCAGGCACCCTTCTGGATGCTCGCCGCTCTCGCCGTGGCCGCCGCCGTGGTGGTGGCTCGCCGGCTGCCCGCCGACACCACACGTGCCGACAGCTCCCTGCGCGCCGAGACGGCCGCGCTCAAGCATCCGCGCCTGTGGCTGGTCTACCTGGCCATCGCGCTCATCCAGGCCGGCATCATGGGTGCCTACAGCTACGTCGCCCCGCTGCTGACCGAGCGGGCCCACCTCGCGAGTTCCGTGGTACCGCTGGCGATGCTCGGCTTCGGCATCGGTGCGCTGGCCGGCACCACGGTCGGCGGACGCCTCGGTGACCGACGGCCCTACACCACGCTCATCCCGGCCACCGCAGTCACGGCCGCGATCCTGGGTGCCATCACCCTGTGGGCGACCAACAGTGTCGTGGCCGTGGTCCTGGTCGTGCTGCTCGGCGCGGCCGGCTTCGCCTGCAACCCCATCGTCGTCGGCGAGGTCGTCCGCATCGCCGGAGCCGGCCGGTCCCTGCCCATGGCCCTGGCCACGTCCGCCTTCCAGGTCGGCATCGCCACAGGTTCCTGGCTCGGCGGCATCGCCCTGACCTCCAGCCTGGGCCTCAAAGGCCCGTCGCTGACCGGCTTCGCCTTCGCTCTCGCGGCCCTGCTGCCGCTGGGCCTGCTGGCCGCCTCCCACCGCAAGGCGGCATCAGCGCGGAGCTGA
- a CDS encoding aldo/keto reductase has protein sequence MPQVSLNNGVQMPILGFGVFQIPEDQTQQAVEAALEAGYRLLDTAAAYENERAVGRAIAASGIPRDELFITTKLWIQDYGQDSAKRAFDRSLDRLGIDHLDLYLIHQPFGDYYGAWRAMEDLNRAGRTRAIGVSNFHPDRLADLITHNEIVPAVNQIETHVFFQRAGDQNLMREHGVQHESWGPLAEGGQGFFDNPVLVDIARTHDKSVAQIALRWLVQREIVAIPKSVRPERMAANLDVFDFQLTTDEMARIAGLDTSRSRIFDHHDPEKVTWLGGVRFDT, from the coding sequence ATCCCCCAGGTTTCCCTCAACAACGGCGTGCAGATGCCGATCCTCGGCTTTGGCGTCTTCCAGATCCCCGAAGACCAGACCCAGCAGGCGGTGGAGGCCGCGCTCGAAGCCGGCTACCGCCTGCTCGACACCGCCGCGGCGTACGAGAACGAACGCGCCGTGGGCCGGGCGATCGCCGCCAGCGGCATCCCCCGCGACGAACTGTTCATCACCACGAAACTGTGGATCCAGGACTACGGCCAGGACAGCGCCAAGCGCGCCTTCGACCGCTCGCTCGACCGCCTCGGTATCGACCACCTCGACCTCTACCTGATCCACCAGCCCTTCGGCGACTACTACGGCGCCTGGCGGGCCATGGAAGACCTCAACCGGGCCGGCCGCACCCGGGCGATCGGCGTCAGCAACTTCCACCCCGACCGGCTCGCCGACCTCATCACCCACAACGAAATCGTCCCCGCCGTCAACCAGATCGAGACGCACGTCTTCTTCCAGCGCGCGGGCGACCAGAACCTGATGCGTGAGCACGGCGTCCAGCACGAGTCCTGGGGGCCGCTCGCCGAAGGCGGTCAGGGCTTCTTCGACAACCCCGTGCTCGTCGACATCGCCCGCACCCACGACAAGTCCGTCGCCCAGATCGCCCTTCGCTGGCTCGTCCAGCGCGAGATCGTCGCGATCCCGAAGTCGGTACGGCCCGAACGCATGGCAGCAAACCTCGACGTCTTCGACTTCCAGCTCACCACCGACGAGATGGCACGCATCGCCGGCCTGGACACGAGTCGCAGCCGCATCTTCGACCACCACGACCCCGAAAAGGTCACGTGGCTCGGCGGGGTGCGGTTCGACACCTGA
- a CDS encoding aldo/keto reductase, whose protein sequence is MEYRKLGNTGTAVSRIAFGAMYLGVQTPEDEAFALLDAFVDAGGNLVDTSNVYGGGSSEEIIGRWFASRPTDVTDRVVLATKGRFGTGTDVNSLGSTRRQMRRSLDTSLRRLGRDHVDLYQIHAWDPLTPIEETLSFLDDAVHAGKINYLGLSNFTGWQLQLTLSTAQQMGTHMPVTLQQQYSLLSRESEYEVIPAALHNNVSLLPWSPLAGGFLTGKYQRGTTPAPDTRAGSDDKLYQWVSAEYAASDRNWHTIDTVVHIARETGNTPSQVALAWAADQPSVAAPIVGARTLTLTHLTDNLGAAELHLDADSTAALDTVSAPTRGGYPYGGFGTAQRSRDFHGSKAQAHLIDGGSDAPLGHA, encoded by the coding sequence ATGGAGTACCGCAAGCTCGGCAACACCGGAACCGCCGTCTCCCGCATCGCGTTCGGCGCCATGTACTTAGGCGTCCAGACCCCGGAAGACGAAGCGTTCGCGCTCCTCGACGCGTTCGTGGACGCAGGCGGAAACTTGGTCGACACCTCCAACGTCTACGGCGGTGGAAGCAGCGAAGAGATCATCGGCCGCTGGTTCGCCAGCCGCCCCACGGACGTCACCGACCGCGTCGTCCTGGCCACCAAGGGCCGCTTCGGCACCGGCACCGACGTCAACAGCCTCGGCTCCACACGCCGACAAATGCGGCGCTCGCTGGACACCTCCCTGCGCCGCCTCGGACGCGACCACGTCGACCTGTACCAGATCCACGCCTGGGACCCTCTGACGCCGATCGAGGAGACGCTGTCCTTCCTCGACGACGCCGTCCACGCGGGAAAAATCAACTATCTGGGACTGTCCAACTTCACCGGCTGGCAGCTCCAGCTCACCCTCTCCACCGCACAGCAGATGGGCACCCACATGCCCGTGACACTCCAGCAGCAGTACAGCCTGCTCTCCCGGGAGAGCGAATACGAAGTCATCCCCGCCGCACTGCACAACAACGTCTCCCTCCTGCCCTGGTCCCCCCTCGCCGGCGGCTTCCTCACCGGCAAGTACCAGCGCGGCACCACCCCTGCCCCCGACACCCGCGCCGGCTCGGACGACAAGCTCTACCAGTGGGTCTCCGCCGAGTACGCCGCCTCCGACCGCAACTGGCACACCATCGACACGGTCGTCCACATCGCCCGTGAGACCGGCAACACGCCCAGCCAAGTCGCCCTGGCCTGGGCAGCCGACCAGCCCTCCGTCGCCGCTCCCATCGTCGGCGCCCGCACCCTCACCCTCACCCACCTCACCGACAACCTCGGGGCGGCCGAACTGCACCTCGACGCAGACAGCACCGCAGCCCTCGACACCGTCAGCGCACCCACGCGCGGCGGCTACCCCTACGGCGGCTTCGGCACCGCGCAGCGCTCCCGCGACTTCCACGGCAGCAAAGCCCAGGCGCACCTCATCGACGGCGGAAGTGACGCACCTCTCGGTCACGCATAG
- a CDS encoding DNA polymerase III subunit alpha gives MTGFAHLHVASGYSARYGASHPEQLVRRAAGRGMSALALTDRDTVTGAVRFAHACAKEGVRPVFGIDLAVEALAPRPPVRWHRTPARGGAHVVEPPLRFVLLAQNRAGWARLCRITSAAHVGAVSGTAPVVPWEALREYGGPGLTVLLGPLSEPVRALSVGRGDVAMKLLAPWKEIFGSGVRLEVVAQKRFGTGPGSLRLAARTLVLADRTRTPAVLSNAVRYADHDQHRLADVLDAARLLRPIDRRHLDSRQRWLKDEKGMETVARMIIECAGADIRRTRRLMADTAATAAECTVDPVEDLGLGARHFPEPWLFGARPRPDGAAQLLRRQCEAGMARRGLDRDRTALDRLDEELKVISTLDYNSYFLAVGQVVADIRAKGIRVAARGSGAGSLVCHTLDIATANPLDHRLLFERFLSVRRASLPDIDIDVESARRLECYDTIFERFGKERVAVTAMPETYRARRALRDTGLALGIAPADVDRIAKSFPHLRASDITGALAELPELRQLAAEADRFGPLWELAEGLDSLVHGMAMHPCGVVISDATLLDRLPVQPTPQGDYPMAMAAKEEIEALGNIKLDVLGVRMLSSMAHTITEIERVTGNRIDLDDPKQVPLDDVFAFKLIQDSRTLGLFQLESPGQQDLLSRLQPRDPQDVIADISLFRPGPVAGGMPERYIAARHGGTPSYAHPDLEPVLADTYGVTIWHEQIIETLSVMTGCDYALAEIARRALGDKNRLPGIRDWFHGLARARGYSAAVRDEVWKTVEAFGAYGFCRAHAVAFAVPALQSAWLKAHYPAFLLAGLLEHDPGMWPKRVLVSDARRGGVQILPVDINHSQVKHTVEKTDGDQWGVRLALSGVRGISEEECARIEGGQPYGSLSDFWQRAHPSRPVAERLAEIGALNCLHDGRLTRRDLLLQIAELHRQSRTRSAHEGQLPIDAGAVGGTEPSGLPEMTGREALSAELNTLGIDVSKHLMEHHHRLLREVGATDAAHLAGMRAGQQVLVAGVRASTQTPPIASGKRVIFVTLEDGSGLVDLAFFEDSHPACAHTVFHSGLLLVRGTVQVRGTRRTVVGSMAWDLDEIAAARRDHGPEAALALLGETRPHPTPAQQPHRTLINGTTGARLHPYADLQPAGTRSADLKKFGHRSPGSPG, from the coding sequence ATGACGGGCTTCGCCCATCTGCACGTCGCGTCCGGTTACTCCGCCCGCTACGGCGCCTCCCACCCCGAACAGCTCGTCCGGCGGGCGGCCGGGCGAGGCATGTCCGCGCTCGCGCTCACCGACCGGGACACGGTCACCGGGGCCGTGAGATTCGCCCATGCCTGTGCGAAAGAGGGGGTCCGGCCGGTCTTCGGTATCGACCTCGCGGTGGAGGCCCTGGCGCCCCGGCCGCCCGTCCGGTGGCACCGCACTCCGGCCCGCGGTGGCGCGCACGTCGTCGAGCCGCCGTTGCGGTTCGTCCTGCTCGCGCAGAACCGGGCGGGCTGGGCACGGCTGTGCCGCATCACGTCAGCCGCCCATGTCGGCGCTGTGTCCGGTACGGCGCCGGTGGTGCCGTGGGAGGCGCTGCGTGAGTACGGCGGTCCAGGCCTGACCGTTCTGCTCGGACCGCTCTCGGAGCCCGTGCGGGCGCTGTCGGTGGGCAGGGGGGACGTCGCGATGAAGCTGCTGGCGCCCTGGAAGGAGATCTTCGGAAGTGGGGTCCGATTGGAAGTCGTTGCGCAGAAACGTTTCGGCACAGGTCCGGGATCCCTGCGCCTGGCCGCCCGCACCCTCGTGCTGGCCGACCGCACCCGCACCCCCGCCGTGCTCTCCAACGCCGTCCGCTACGCCGACCACGACCAGCACCGCCTCGCCGACGTCCTGGATGCCGCACGGCTACTGAGACCGATCGACCGGCGCCACTTGGACAGCCGACAGCGCTGGCTCAAGGACGAGAAAGGGATGGAGACCGTCGCGCGAATGATCATCGAATGTGCCGGAGCGGACATCCGCCGGACCCGCCGTCTGATGGCGGACACCGCCGCCACGGCAGCCGAATGCACCGTCGATCCGGTCGAGGACCTCGGGCTCGGCGCCCGGCACTTCCCGGAACCGTGGCTCTTCGGCGCCAGGCCCCGGCCGGACGGGGCCGCACAGTTGCTGCGCCGACAGTGCGAGGCGGGCATGGCCCGACGCGGCCTCGACCGTGACCGGACGGCGCTCGACCGGCTGGACGAAGAACTCAAGGTGATTTCCACGCTGGACTACAACTCGTACTTCCTCGCCGTCGGCCAGGTCGTGGCCGACATCCGGGCCAAGGGCATCCGGGTCGCGGCCCGCGGCTCCGGCGCCGGCTCGCTGGTCTGTCACACGCTGGACATCGCCACAGCCAACCCGCTCGACCACCGCCTGCTGTTCGAACGCTTTCTGAGTGTGCGCCGGGCTTCGCTGCCCGACATCGACATCGACGTGGAGTCCGCCCGCCGGCTGGAGTGCTACGACACGATCTTCGAACGGTTCGGCAAGGAACGGGTGGCGGTCACCGCCATGCCCGAGACCTACCGGGCCCGCCGCGCCCTGCGCGACACCGGCCTCGCCCTCGGCATCGCGCCCGCGGACGTCGACCGGATCGCCAAAAGTTTCCCGCACCTGCGTGCCTCCGACATCACCGGCGCCCTCGCCGAACTGCCCGAGCTGCGTCAACTCGCCGCCGAGGCGGACCGGTTCGGGCCACTGTGGGAGCTGGCGGAAGGCCTCGACTCCCTGGTCCACGGCATGGCCATGCACCCCTGCGGAGTCGTCATCAGCGACGCCACCCTCCTGGACCGGCTGCCGGTGCAGCCCACGCCCCAGGGCGACTACCCCATGGCCATGGCGGCGAAGGAGGAGATCGAGGCGCTGGGCAACATCAAACTCGACGTCCTGGGCGTGCGGATGTTGTCCTCAATGGCTCACACGATCACCGAGATCGAACGGGTGACCGGCAATCGCATCGATCTGGACGACCCGAAACAGGTGCCGCTCGACGACGTCTTCGCCTTCAAGCTCATCCAGGACAGCCGGACCCTGGGCCTGTTCCAACTGGAGTCGCCCGGCCAGCAGGATCTTCTGTCCCGGCTTCAGCCGCGCGACCCGCAGGACGTCATCGCCGACATCAGCCTTTTCCGTCCTGGTCCGGTCGCAGGCGGCATGCCCGAGCGGTACATCGCCGCCCGGCACGGCGGCACGCCTTCTTACGCCCATCCTGACCTGGAACCCGTCCTCGCCGACACCTACGGCGTGACCATCTGGCACGAACAGATCATCGAAACCCTGTCGGTCATGACCGGCTGCGACTACGCGCTGGCGGAGATCGCCAGGCGAGCCCTCGGCGACAAGAACCGGCTGCCCGGCATCAGGGACTGGTTCCACGGCCTGGCACGCGCGCGTGGCTACAGCGCGGCCGTCCGGGACGAGGTGTGGAAGACCGTCGAGGCCTTCGGCGCGTACGGCTTCTGCCGCGCCCACGCGGTCGCCTTCGCGGTACCCGCTCTGCAGAGCGCCTGGCTCAAGGCGCACTACCCGGCATTCCTGCTGGCCGGCCTCCTCGAACACGACCCCGGTATGTGGCCCAAGCGCGTCCTGGTCTCCGATGCCCGCCGTGGCGGCGTGCAGATCCTGCCCGTCGACATCAACCACTCCCAGGTGAAGCACACGGTGGAGAAGACCGACGGGGACCAGTGGGGCGTACGGCTCGCACTGTCCGGGGTGCGAGGCATCAGCGAGGAGGAGTGCGCCCGGATCGAGGGGGGACAGCCGTACGGATCGCTGTCGGACTTCTGGCAGCGGGCCCACCCCAGCCGCCCTGTCGCCGAACGCCTCGCCGAGATCGGCGCCCTGAACTGTCTGCACGACGGCCGTCTCACCCGACGTGATCTGCTGCTCCAGATCGCCGAGTTGCATCGGCAGTCCCGCACCCGGTCCGCGCACGAGGGTCAACTGCCCATCGATGCGGGCGCAGTCGGCGGCACGGAACCCAGCGGGCTGCCGGAGATGACCGGACGCGAGGCCCTGAGCGCCGAGCTGAACACGCTCGGCATCGACGTCTCCAAGCACCTGATGGAACACCACCATCGGTTGCTGCGTGAGGTCGGCGCGACCGACGCGGCGCACCTGGCCGGGATGCGCGCCGGTCAGCAGGTTCTCGTCGCGGGCGTACGGGCCTCGACCCAGACCCCGCCGATCGCCAGCGGCAAGCGCGTCATCTTCGTCACCCTGGAGGACGGTTCCGGCCTGGTCGACCTGGCCTTCTTCGAGGACTCCCACCCGGCCTGCGCGCACACCGTCTTCCACAGCGGCCTGCTGCTGGTGCGCGGCACGGTCCAGGTGCGCGGCACCCGCCGTACCGTCGTCGGCTCCATGGCCTGGGACCTCGACGAGATCGCCGCCGCCCGTCGCGACCACGGTCCCGAGGCCGCCCTCGCCCTCCTCGGCGAGACCCGCCCGCACCCGACCCCCGCCCAGCAGCCGCATCGCACTCTGATCAACGGCACCACCGGCGCGCGCCTGCACCCCTATGCCGACCTCCAGCCTGCCGGCACCCGCTCCGCCGACCTGAAGAAGTTCGGCCACCGCAGCCCGGGTTCTCCAGGCTGA
- a CDS encoding S1 family peptidase, whose amino-acid sequence MKHRRIPRRRIVVAGAGVAALVAAGVTLQTANASEAPASPEVKTLSALAAGKLASTLGADLGADAAGTFYDAKTKSLVVNVLDEDAARTVSAAGASARIVANSLAELKSAHTTLKSDATIPGTSWVTDPTTNKVVVTADRTVSDAEWAKLTKVVDGLGQVAELQRTKAEFKPFVAGGDAISGSGGRCSLGFNVVKGGEPYFLTAGHCTEAISTWSDSSGNEIGTNEVSSFPDNDFGLVKYTADVAHPSEVDLYNGSAQAITGAASATVGQSVTRSGSTTQVHSGKVTGLDATVNYGNGDIVNGLIQTDVCAEPGDSGGSLFSGSSAIGLTSGGSGDCTSGGETFFQPVTEALSATGTSIG is encoded by the coding sequence TTGAAGCACCGACGTATACCCAGGCGGCGGATCGTCGTGGCAGGCGCGGGTGTTGCCGCGCTGGTCGCCGCGGGAGTCACCTTGCAGACTGCGAACGCCAGCGAGGCGCCGGCCTCGCCCGAAGTCAAGACCCTCTCGGCCCTCGCGGCCGGAAAGCTCGCCTCGACGCTCGGAGCCGACCTCGGCGCGGACGCGGCCGGAACGTTCTACGACGCGAAGACCAAAAGTCTCGTGGTGAACGTGCTCGACGAGGACGCGGCGCGGACCGTGTCGGCGGCCGGGGCCTCGGCGAGAATCGTGGCGAACTCCCTCGCCGAGCTGAAGAGCGCGCACACGACGCTCAAGAGCGACGCGACCATCCCGGGGACGTCCTGGGTGACCGACCCGACGACCAACAAGGTCGTCGTCACCGCCGACCGTACGGTGTCCGACGCCGAGTGGGCCAAGCTCACGAAGGTGGTCGACGGACTGGGCCAGGTGGCCGAACTCCAGCGCACGAAGGCGGAGTTCAAGCCCTTCGTCGCGGGTGGCGACGCGATCTCCGGGTCCGGCGGGCGGTGCTCGCTGGGGTTCAACGTGGTCAAGGGCGGCGAGCCGTACTTCCTGACCGCGGGGCACTGCACCGAGGCGATCTCGACCTGGTCGGACTCCAGCGGCAACGAGATCGGCACCAACGAGGTGTCGAGCTTCCCGGACAACGACTTCGGGCTGGTGAAGTACACGGCCGATGTCGCCCACCCCAGCGAGGTGGACCTCTACAACGGGTCCGCGCAGGCGATCACGGGAGCGGCGTCGGCGACCGTCGGTCAGTCCGTGACACGCAGCGGGTCCACGACCCAGGTGCACTCCGGGAAGGTCACCGGGCTGGACGCGACCGTGAACTACGGCAACGGGGACATCGTGAACGGGCTGATCCAGACCGATGTGTGCGCGGAGCCCGGGGACAGCGGCGGGTCGCTGTTCTCCGGCAGCAGCGCGATCGGTCTGACGTCGGGCGGCAGCGGTGACTGCACCTCCGGCGGGGAGACGTTCTTCCAGCCGGTGACGGAGGCGCTGTCGGCGACCGGGACGTCGATCGGCTGA
- a CDS encoding slipin family protein, whose product MVEELVVAGVTLVSAGAVYAMAAARVVKQYERGVVFRLGKLRPDVRGPGFTMIVPGIDKLRKVNMQIVTMPVPGQEGITRDNVTVRVDAVVYFKVTSPAEAIVRVEDYRFAVAQMAQTSLRSIIGKSELDELLANREKLNQGLELMIDSPAVEWGVTIDRVEIKDVSLPETMKRSMARQAEADRERRARVINADAELQASKKLAEAAKEMSEQPAALQLRLLQTVVAVAAEKNSTLVLPFPVELLRFLERAQPAVAPAQPAEPVAPPTARQPVQEQLPSPAPRPDPAPEESNSRQD is encoded by the coding sequence ATGGTCGAGGAGCTGGTGGTGGCGGGCGTGACGCTCGTGTCCGCCGGAGCGGTGTACGCGATGGCAGCCGCGCGGGTCGTCAAACAGTACGAGCGGGGCGTGGTCTTCCGCCTCGGCAAGCTGCGGCCCGACGTGCGCGGGCCGGGGTTCACGATGATCGTCCCGGGCATCGACAAGCTCCGGAAGGTCAACATGCAGATCGTGACCATGCCGGTGCCGGGGCAGGAGGGCATCACCCGGGACAACGTCACGGTGCGGGTCGACGCCGTCGTCTACTTCAAGGTGACCTCGCCGGCCGAGGCGATCGTCCGGGTGGAGGACTACCGGTTCGCGGTCGCGCAGATGGCGCAGACCTCGCTGCGGTCCATCATCGGCAAGAGTGAACTGGACGAGCTGCTCGCCAACCGCGAAAAGCTCAACCAGGGACTGGAGTTGATGATCGACAGTCCGGCCGTGGAGTGGGGCGTCACCATCGACCGGGTCGAGATCAAGGACGTCTCGCTGCCCGAGACCATGAAGCGGTCCATGGCCCGGCAGGCCGAGGCGGACCGGGAGCGCCGGGCGCGGGTCATCAACGCGGACGCGGAGCTCCAGGCGTCGAAGAAGCTGGCCGAGGCGGCCAAGGAGATGTCCGAACAGCCCGCCGCGCTGCAACTGCGGTTGCTGCAGACGGTGGTTGCGGTGGCCGCGGAGAAGAACTCGACGCTGGTGCTGCCGTTCCCGGTGGAGTTGCTGCGGTTCCTGGAGCGGGCGCAGCCGGCGGTGGCGCCCGCGCAGCCCGCGGAGCCCGTGGCGCCGCCGACTGCGCGGCAACCGGTGCAGGAGCAACTTCCGTCCCCTGCGCCGCGTCCCGATCCTGCCCCCGAAGAGTCGAATTCAAGACAGGACTAG
- a CDS encoding alpha/beta fold hydrolase has protein sequence MVHGIRTQDGRRLAVEEYGDPDGTPVVLLHDTPGCRSGVVPEDVVAAHPTARFISYDRPGYGDSDRLPGRRVADTARDVADLADDLGLDRFSVLGRSGGAPHALACAALLPSRVRRAAALASPAPPDARDLSWFDGMAESNVEEFTLALTDPLAFAGRLATRAADIRRDPAQLLVSVRDGLTDSDRQIVSTPAVGEMLLRGYREALRGSAYGWLDDYLALLSTWGFDPAAVTRPVLLWHGAQDTFFPAGHFKWLANRIPRVRPVLEPDAGHFGALQALPAVLDWLCAAPEGTAPRPR, from the coding sequence GTGGTCCACGGAATCAGGACACAGGACGGCCGCCGGCTGGCGGTCGAGGAGTACGGCGATCCGGACGGCACACCGGTGGTGCTGCTGCACGACACCCCGGGCTGCCGCTCCGGAGTCGTACCCGAAGACGTCGTCGCCGCGCATCCGACAGCGCGGTTCATCTCCTACGACCGCCCCGGCTACGGCGACTCGGACCGCCTGCCGGGACGGCGCGTGGCCGACACCGCCCGGGACGTGGCGGACCTGGCGGACGACCTCGGGCTCGACCGTTTCTCGGTCCTGGGCCGCTCCGGCGGCGCCCCGCACGCCCTGGCCTGCGCCGCGCTGCTGCCCTCCCGGGTGCGACGGGCGGCGGCACTGGCTTCACCCGCACCGCCGGACGCGCGGGACCTGAGCTGGTTCGACGGCATGGCCGAGTCCAACGTCGAGGAGTTCACCCTGGCGCTGACCGACCCGCTCGCCTTCGCCGGCCGGCTCGCCACCCGCGCCGCCGACATCCGCCGGGACCCCGCACAGCTGCTCGTCTCCGTCCGGGACGGGCTCACCGACTCCGACCGGCAGATCGTTTCCACCCCGGCCGTCGGGGAGATGCTGTTGCGCGGATACCGCGAGGCGCTGCGCGGTTCGGCGTACGGCTGGCTCGACGACTACCTCGCCCTGCTCAGCACCTGGGGTTTCGACCCGGCGGCCGTCACCCGGCCCGTGCTGTTGTGGCACGGCGCCCAGGACACGTTCTTCCCGGCCGGCCACTTCAAGTGGCTCGCGAACCGGATCCCCCGTGTGCGCCCCGTCCTGGAGCCGGACGCCGGTCACTTCGGGGCGCTCCAGGCTCTGCCGGCCGTACTGGACTGGCTGTGCGCCGCCCCGGAAGGAACCGCGCCCCGACCGCGGTGA
- a CDS encoding S1 family peptidase — MRIKRTTPRSGITRRTRLIAVSTGLVAAAAIAVPSANANSATPFSTAELKSASGSVLKADIPGTAWAVDSKTNRVVVTVDSTVSQAEIAKIKEQAGGNADALTIKRTPGKFNKLISGGDAIYASSWRCSLGFNVRSGSTYYFLTAGHCTDGAGTWWSNSAHTTTLGATAGSSFPTNDYGIVKYSTSYPTSSISGTVGSVDITSAATPSVGTTVNRRGSTTGIHSGRVTALNATVNYGGGDVVYGMIQTTVCAEPGDSGGPLYGSNGVAYGLTSGGSGNCSSGGTTFFQPVTEALSAYGVSVF, encoded by the coding sequence GTGAGGATCAAGCGCACCACCCCCCGCAGTGGCATCACCAGACGGACCCGGCTGATCGCCGTTTCCACCGGACTCGTGGCCGCGGCCGCGATCGCGGTCCCCAGCGCGAACGCGAACTCCGCCACGCCATTCAGCACGGCCGAACTCAAGAGCGCCAGTGGCTCGGTGCTCAAGGCGGACATCCCCGGCACCGCCTGGGCCGTCGACAGCAAGACCAACCGCGTGGTCGTCACCGTGGACAGCACGGTCTCGCAGGCCGAGATCGCCAAGATCAAGGAGCAGGCCGGCGGCAACGCCGACGCGCTCACGATCAAGCGGACCCCGGGCAAGTTCAACAAGCTGATCTCAGGCGGCGACGCCATCTATGCGAGTAGCTGGCGCTGCTCCCTCGGCTTCAACGTCCGCAGCGGCAGCACCTACTACTTCCTGACCGCCGGTCACTGCACCGACGGCGCGGGCACCTGGTGGTCGAACTCCGCGCACACGACCACCCTGGGCGCGACGGCCGGGTCCAGCTTCCCGACCAACGACTACGGCATCGTCAAGTACTCCACCAGCTACCCGACGTCGTCGATCTCCGGCACCGTCGGCAGCGTCGACATCACCAGCGCAGCCACCCCGAGCGTGGGCACCACGGTCAACCGCCGCGGTTCCACCACCGGCATCCACAGCGGCCGGGTCACCGCGCTCAACGCGACCGTCAACTACGGCGGCGGTGACGTCGTCTACGGCATGATCCAGACCACGGTCTGCGCCGAGCCCGGCGACTCCGGCGGCCCGCTGTACGGCAGCAACGGTGTCGCCTACGGTCTGACCTCCGGCGGCAGCGGCAACTGCTCCTCCGGCGGCACGACCTTCTTCCAGCCGGTCACCGAGGCCCTGAGCGCGTACGGCGTCAGCGTCTTCTAG
- a CDS encoding DUF1684 domain-containing protein yields the protein MLNLPVRDEGSRWAVFGDPVSGDSGCRFRFLYPAAPDAEGCATADVNRAVLPPCAFADHFICPFPPPDDTLGVAVPAGSAPWPGERPIPPDRKGVSKIDGRKAPLRLPSVRPNTPPQRLSGAQRVRKPDTLAPDCASRAPTPRGPPNSPGRE from the coding sequence GTGCTCAACCTCCCGGTCCGGGACGAGGGTTCGCGGTGGGCGGTTTTCGGCGATCCAGTGAGCGGGGACAGCGGCTGCCGATTCCGGTTCCTGTACCCGGCCGCGCCGGACGCGGAAGGCTGCGCGACGGCCGACGTGAACCGGGCGGTGCTGCCACCGTGCGCCTTCGCCGACCACTTCATCTGTCCGTTCCCGCCGCCGGACGACACCCTGGGCGTCGCCGTCCCGGCGGGGAGCGCGCCCTGGCCCGGTGAGCGGCCGATCCCTCCGGATCGCAAAGGTGTTTCAAAGATTGACGGCCGAAAGGCGCCCTTGCGCCTACCGTCCGTTCGGCCGAATACTCCCCCTCAGCGCTTGTCAGGGGCACAACGTGTTCGAAAACCGGACACGCTCGCCCCAGACTGCGCCTCACGGGCCCCGACCCCACGCGGGCCCCCGAATTCCCCTGGGAGGGAATGA